From the genome of Armatimonadota bacterium, one region includes:
- a CDS encoding sialic acid synthase, which translates to MAQTVQIGDRLVGEGQPVYIVAEIGINHNGDVDIAKRLIDAAKLAGCDAVKFQKRTPELCVPPEQRNIPRETPWGLITYMEYRYKVEFGYEQYAEIDRYCKQQGITWFASCWDIPSVDFIEQFAPPCYKVASASLTDDELLLRLKATGKPILLSTGMSTMDEIRHAVSLLDQDRLIIMHSTSTYPCPPNELNLRMIQTLKHEFGLPVGYSGHEVGLQTTYAAVVLGACVVERHITLDRAMWGSDQAASVEPGGFMRLVRDIRVIEQALGDGVKRVYESELAARAKLRRVPSAE; encoded by the coding sequence ATGGCGCAAACGGTGCAAATTGGCGATAGACTGGTAGGTGAAGGACAGCCGGTGTACATCGTGGCGGAAATAGGTATCAACCACAATGGCGATGTGGATATCGCGAAGCGACTGATTGACGCCGCGAAGCTGGCAGGATGCGACGCCGTGAAGTTTCAGAAGCGTACGCCGGAGCTATGCGTACCACCGGAACAGCGCAACATTCCCCGCGAGACGCCATGGGGACTGATTACCTACATGGAGTATCGCTACAAGGTGGAGTTCGGTTACGAGCAGTATGCCGAAATAGACCGCTACTGCAAGCAGCAGGGTATCACATGGTTTGCATCCTGCTGGGACATTCCTTCTGTGGATTTCATCGAGCAGTTCGCCCCACCCTGCTATAAAGTGGCTTCCGCATCGCTAACGGATGATGAACTGTTGTTGCGATTGAAAGCGACGGGCAAACCCATCCTGCTGTCTACCGGAATGTCCACGATGGACGAAATCCGCCACGCAGTGTCTCTGTTAGACCAGGACCGCCTGATTATTATGCACAGCACCAGCACCTATCCCTGTCCGCCTAACGAGCTGAACCTGCGCATGATTCAGACGTTGAAACACGAGTTCGGTTTGCCCGTAGGTTACTCTGGACACGAGGTTGGTTTGCAGACCACCTATGCGGCGGTGGTGCTGGGGGCGTGTGTAGTAGAGCGCCATATCACCTTAGACCGCGCCATGTGGGGTAGCGATCAAGCAGCTTCTGTGGAGCCGGGTGGTTTCATGCGTCTGGTGCGCGACATCCGCGTGATTGAGCAGGCGCTGGGCGACGGGGTAAAGCGCGTGTACGAGAGCGAATTAGCAGCGCGTGCCAAGCTGCGCCGTGTACCCTCGGCGGAGTAG